A DNA window from Vigna angularis cultivar LongXiaoDou No.4 chromosome 1, ASM1680809v1, whole genome shotgun sequence contains the following coding sequences:
- the LOC108341326 gene encoding transcription factor bHLH162: MENNPSSSTSDRKLVERNRRNQMKDLFSKLNSVLPHQSSREGISRPDQIGEAIDYIKNLQIKLEKMKEKKSNLTDIVRSRTASMNMELKSPQFKIQQMGSVLEVVLVTGLDFHFIFNETIRVLQEEGSDIVNASYTVVENAVLHKIHCQVEESVNGASRISEKLKNLCQWSVA, encoded by the exons ATGGAGAACAACCCTAGTTCATCAACAAGTGATAGAAAATTGGTTGAGAGGAATAGAAGAAATCAAATGAAGGATCTTTTCTCCAAGCTCAACTCAGTTCTGCCTCATCAAAGTTCAAGG GAAGGAATTTCGCGTCCAGATCAGATAGGTGAAGCCATAGACTACATAAAGAACTTACAGAttaagttggagaagatgaaggagaaaaAAAGCAACTTAACTGACATTGTAAGGTCAAGAACTGCTAGCATGAATATGGAACTGAAATCTCCACAATTTAAGATCCAACAAATGGGTTCAGTCTTGGAGGTTGTTCTAGTAACTGGGTTggattttcatttcattttcaatgAGACCATTCGTGTTCTTCAAGAAGAAGGATCTGATATAGTTAATGCCAGTTATACTGTTGTTGAAAATGCAGTTCTCCATAAAATACACTGTCAG GTAGAAGAATCTGTCAATGGAGCTTCGAGGATATCGGAGAAACTGAAGAATTTATGTCAATGGTCGGTAGCATGA